A portion of the Bacteroides faecium genome contains these proteins:
- a CDS encoding NAD(P)H-dependent glycerol-3-phosphate dehydrogenase: MKLPGKIAIMGGGSWATAIAKMCLAQEDSINWYMRRDDRIADFKRLGHNPAYLTGVKFDTKRISFSSNINDVVKESDTLIFVTPSPYLKAHLKKLKTKIKDKFIITAIKGIVPDDNIIVSEYFTREYGVPPENIAVLAGPCHAEEVALERLSYLTIACPDKDKARIFARRLGSSFIKTSVSDDVSGIEYSSVLKNVYAIAAGICSGLKYGDNFQAVLISNAIQEMNRFLNTVHPLNRNVDESVYLGDLLVTGYSNFSRNRTFGTMIGKGYSVKSAQIEMEMIAEGYYGTKCIKEINKHHHVNMPILDAVYNILYERISPMIEIKLLTDSFR, translated from the coding sequence CTATCAATTGGTATATGCGACGCGACGACCGCATCGCCGATTTCAAGAGATTGGGGCACAATCCGGCTTATCTGACAGGAGTGAAATTCGATACCAAGCGTATCTCTTTCAGTTCCAACATCAATGATGTTGTGAAAGAATCGGATACGCTGATTTTCGTCACTCCTTCCCCTTATCTGAAGGCTCACTTGAAAAAGCTGAAAACGAAGATAAAGGATAAGTTCATCATCACCGCTATCAAAGGAATCGTACCCGACGATAATATTATTGTATCAGAATACTTCACCAGGGAATATGGCGTACCACCCGAAAACATAGCTGTACTGGCAGGGCCCTGCCACGCGGAAGAAGTTGCCTTGGAACGCCTTTCTTATCTGACCATTGCCTGCCCGGACAAAGACAAAGCACGTATCTTCGCGCGCCGTCTGGGAAGCAGTTTTATCAAGACCTCTGTTAGTGACGACGTATCGGGTATCGAATATAGTTCGGTACTCAAAAACGTGTATGCCATCGCCGCCGGCATTTGCAGCGGACTGAAATATGGCGATAACTTCCAGGCTGTACTGATTTCCAATGCTATCCAGGAGATGAACCGTTTCCTGAATACGGTGCACCCGCTGAACAGAAACGTAGATGAATCTGTTTATCTCGGTGACTTGCTGGTGACGGGATACTCCAACTTCAGCCGTAACCGGACATTCGGCACGATGATAGGGAAAGGATATTCCGTAAAGAGTGCGCAGATTGAAATGGAGATGATTGCCGAAGGTTACTATGGTACGAAGTGTATCAAGGAAATCAACAAGCATCATCATGTCAATATGCCGATACTGGACGCTGTGTACAACATCCTGTATGAACGTATCTCACCTATGATTGAGATTAAATTACTAACTGATTCTTTTAGATAA
- a CDS encoding glucose-6-phosphate isomerase yields MISLNIEKTFGFISKEKVFAYEAEVKAAQEMLEKGTGKGNDFLGWLHLPSSITKEHLADLNATAKVLRDNCEVVIVAGIGGSYLGARAVIEALSNSFTWLQEKKTAPVMIYAGHNISEDYLYELTEYLKDKKFGVINISKSGTTTETALAFRLLKKQCEDQRGKETAKQVIVAVTDAKKGAARVTADKEGYKTFIIPDNVGGRFSVLTPVGLLPIAVAGFDIDKLVAGAADMEKACGADVPFAENPAAIYAATRNELYRNGKKIEILVNFCPKLHYVSEWWKQLYGESEGKDNKGIFPASVDFSTDLHSMGQWIQEGERSIFETVISLDKVDHKLEVPSDEANLDGLNFLAGKRVDEVNKMAELGTQLAHVDGGVPNMRIVLPSLSEYNIGGLLYFFEKACGISGYLLGVNPFNQPGVEAYKKNMFALLDKPGYEEESKAIRAKL; encoded by the coding sequence ATGATTAGCTTGAACATTGAAAAAACATTTGGATTCATCTCCAAAGAAAAGGTTTTTGCCTACGAAGCTGAAGTAAAAGCCGCACAGGAAATGCTTGAAAAAGGAACGGGCAAAGGAAATGACTTCTTAGGATGGTTACACCTGCCTTCTTCCATCACCAAAGAACATCTGGCTGATTTGAACGCTACCGCAAAAGTATTGAGAGATAATTGCGAAGTGGTAATCGTTGCCGGTATCGGTGGCAGCTACTTGGGTGCACGTGCTGTTATCGAGGCTTTGTCCAACAGCTTCACTTGGTTGCAGGAAAAGAAAACGGCTCCTGTCATGATTTATGCCGGACACAATATCAGCGAAGATTATCTGTATGAGCTCACTGAATATCTGAAAGATAAGAAATTCGGTGTTATCAATATCTCTAAATCGGGAACTACTACCGAAACTGCGCTTGCTTTCCGTTTGCTGAAGAAGCAATGTGAAGACCAACGCGGCAAAGAAACTGCAAAACAAGTAATCGTTGCCGTAACAGACGCCAAGAAAGGTGCTGCACGTGTTACTGCCGACAAGGAAGGTTACAAAACATTCATCATCCCTGATAATGTAGGCGGACGTTTCTCTGTACTGACTCCGGTTGGTTTGCTGCCGATTGCTGTTGCCGGATTCGACATTGATAAATTGGTGGCCGGTGCTGCCGACATGGAGAAAGCATGTGGCGCAGACGTTCCGTTTGCCGAAAACCCTGCTGCTATCTACGCTGCTACCCGTAACGAACTGTACAGAAACGGAAAGAAAATCGAAATCCTCGTCAACTTCTGCCCGAAACTGCATTATGTAAGCGAATGGTGGAAACAGCTTTACGGTGAATCTGAAGGTAAGGACAATAAGGGTATTTTCCCTGCATCAGTAGACTTCTCTACCGACCTTCACTCTATGGGCCAATGGATTCAGGAAGGCGAACGTTCTATCTTCGAAACTGTCATCTCACTGGATAAGGTAGACCATAAACTGGAAGTTCCTTCTGACGAAGCCAACCTCGACGGTCTGAATTTCCTTGCCGGCAAGCGTGTGGACGAAGTGAACAAGATGGCTGAACTCGGTACTCAGCTAGCTCACGTAGACGGTGGCGTACCTAATATGCGTATCGTTCTTCCTTCATTGAGCGAGTACAATATCGGTGGTTTGCTGTATTTCTTCGAAAAGGCTTGCGGTATCAGCGGTTATCTGCTGGGCGTGAATCCGTTCAACCAACCGGGCGTAGAAGCATACAAGAAGAATATGTTTGCTTTGCTTGACAAACCGGGTTACGAAGAAGAGTCTAAAGCGATTCGTGCTAAACTGTAA
- a CDS encoding DUF5035 domain-containing protein: MKKRVLLLLPLFLGACSNSGESPVIKIEKLYVKAESNSDSAKEEDYANKMDELPALKVGDEVKALLLLDGNGSELKTFKLQKDNDETLSTKLVYQKTEVSTEGNLTDEENGQLRFKDGVTQTRIMVRASIAHVDKNGDVRLEFYLSSKAECEGAQEEIGLKTKVDDEKEE, encoded by the coding sequence ATGAAAAAGAGAGTATTATTGTTGCTACCATTGTTTTTAGGCGCTTGTTCCAATAGTGGGGAAAGTCCTGTGATTAAAATCGAGAAGCTATACGTGAAGGCTGAATCGAATAGTGATAGTGCAAAAGAAGAAGACTATGCCAATAAGATGGATGAGCTGCCGGCTCTGAAAGTGGGAGACGAGGTAAAGGCTCTTTTACTTTTGGATGGAAACGGCTCTGAATTGAAAACTTTCAAACTTCAGAAAGATAATGATGAGACATTGTCTACCAAACTCGTCTATCAGAAGACCGAAGTGTCTACCGAAGGAAATCTGACGGATGAAGAGAATGGTCAACTTCGTTTTAAAGATGGTGTGACGCAGACCAGAATCATGGTGCGGGCTAGCATTGCACATGTGGATAAGAACGGTGATGTAAGACTGGAATTCTATCTTTCCTCTAAAGCTGAATGTGAAGGTGCGCAAGAGGAAATCGGCTTAAAAACAAAAGTCGATGATGAAAAAGAAGAATAA